The DNA segment TCTCTAAGTGGCGGAATTTTAATTGGAACTACATTTAATCGATAGAATAAATCTTCTCGAAATTCACCTCTCTGCACCATCGCCTGAAGGTCTTTATTAGTGGCGGCTATTATCCTCACATCTACTTTAATGGGCAAAACTCCTCCCACCCTATATATTTCTTTCTCTTGGAGCACCCTTAGAATTTTAACCTGCATATGAAGCGGCAAATCGCCTATTTCATCTAAAAAAATCGTCCCGCCGTTTGCGCTTTCAAATTTACCTACTTTCCCTTTTGGATTTGCACCGGTAAATGTGCCTTTCTCATAGCCAAACAGTTCGCTTTCTATCAGGCTGTCGGGGATAGCGCCGCAGTTAATAGGCAAAAATATTTCATGCCTTCTCAAGCTTTCATGATGTATAGCCCTTGCAAAAAGTTCCTTCCCTGTGCCGCTTTCGCCGAGAAGTAATACCGTTATATCTTGGCTTGCTATTTGCCTTGCCTGCTCCTTTACCATGGTAAATGCGGGACTGCTGCCTAAGATTTTATCAAATGTAAAGGTCTCGGGGTTTTCACTGATTTTGAAAATCGAGCGGCGTAATTTGTTAAAATCTTTTAAGCTAGCCACTACTCCCGCTGCCTTATGCTTAAAAATAATCGGCTTTGCCGAAAGCAGAAACCGATGGCTTTTGCCGTTTACATTTATTATTTCCTCTTGATCTTTTATTTCATTGTTTGTCTTCAAAATCTTCGTTATGCCATTACCTGGAAGGATTTCGTCTATGTCTTCCCCTACAACATCTTCAGCGTTTATATCGAACATCCGGCATGTCCAATTATTTATGCACAAAATTTTCCTGTCATCGCCGATTGCAATAATTCCCTCATCTACTGAATCGATAATTGTTTTAAGTTCAATAGACTTATACTGCAGCTCCTGATGTAAAATTTTTTCCTTAATACTTGAGGCTATGAGTTTGCTCATACGGCTTACAAAGTTCATATAGTTAAGCCGGTTTTTTATGAAGGCCTCTTTTTGTTCAGGGCTAAAGGCTATCATGCCAATTACTCCCGCAATACCGCTGTCGCTTTCTATGGGATAACAAACTTCAGCCTCTTCACGGCAGTTTTGCTTGCCGCTGCAGTTTACGCATTCTTCACATGTTCTTGGTTCTGTAATAACATACTGTTTGCCGGTTTTTATGCATTTTTCGAAAACAGAATTTTTTGCTACATATTTGCCTATTTTTTCATAATACTTACCTGTTCCGGCAATTCGTTTCAATGAACCGTCAAGGATAGTTACATCAAGACCTGTAACAGACATTATTGCCTCAGCTATTTCCTGCAGTTCCTTTTCTAGGTTTTCTAAAGGCATTGTAAGACCCCCACTTACTCATTCTTTTTACTAAAAATATGTATTGTTATATGTGGGCAAAAGTCCACATCGCATAACAAGAACAGGCCTGTCCAACAAAGATAATATTGTGTAATAGGCGGGAGACCAATGGTCTCCCCTACAGATACAAACGATTTAACAGCATGTCAGGTTTTTGCGCATATAAACATACGTATTACCGACATATCGGGTTTTCCGTATATAACTTATGAACTGCCAGCTATGTTGGTTTTTTCGTATACAACATGCGTATTGTCAACAGTGTCGGGCTTTCCGTATGCAATATGCGTATTACCAGCATGTCTGGCTTTCCGTATGCAACATATATACTGCCAGCATATCTGGTTTTTGCGCATATAAAATACGTATTGCCCAGTAGGGGCGGTCATCGACCGCCCGCTGTGCCAGACTGTCCCCTTACAATAACTTATGATTCTCAGCCGTGTAGAAGCAGTTACTGACCGCCCGTTGCATGATGGCGCATCATTTTACTTGGGAAACATTTTGCCATAAGCTAATATTCTATAAATTGCTCGAATTCCCTTTTTTAATCTGCCTAAATACAACATTAATTCCACTGTAAAAAGTCAGTTTTACCGTAAAACATCTATATATTGTTTTTGTTATAAAAACGCGGGAGACCGATGGTCTCCCCTACAGATATTGATAATTCTGAGGGTTTCCGTACTGGAATAAAAATTAATTTACTTTTTATTCTGCTGTACAAAGTTGATTTTGACCTAAAAATATCAATATTTTATTCCCTAATTATTGTCAGACACGCTATATGCTACCATAAATTTTAAAAAAGATTTCTACCTTATAATCATTTTTTGCCTTTTTATTCTGTCATAACGGCAGGAGACAGCCAGATTAATATAATAAAGTAGAAAAAGATAGCAAATTTCGCTATAATATAGTAGTGAACTATAGTCATTAGTAAAGAGGTGATTTTAATGATTGACAGGATAGTTCAACTTTTAAAATCCGCTCGATACGCAATGGCTCTAACCGGTGCCGGAATTAGCACTGAAAGTGGTATCCCCGATTATCGCAGCAAGGGCACTGGGCTATGGGAGAAAGTCAATCCGGCCGAAATGGCCAGTATATCGTATATGCTGTCAAATCCGAAGGAATTCTTCGAATTTAATATCACTCAATGGTCTAAATATGCGGATGCCGAACCTAATGTAACACACCGTGTAATAGCTGCCATGGAAAAGGCTGGCTATCTTCGTGGCATCATCACTCAAAACATCGATAATCTTCACTACAAGGCAGGCTCAAAAAACCTTTTTGAGGTTCATGGGCATCTCCGTACAGCCCACTGTATGAATTGTGCCAAAAAATACGAATTTGATGAACTGGTTAATCAATTTTCCAAGGGGATAAATCCCCCTCGATGTACATGTGGTGGCCTTATACGGCCTGATGTGGTGCTTTTTGGCGACCCTATGAGCGGAGATTTTTATAGAGCTCTGGAACAAGTACAAAAATGCGATCTTTTGATAATCGCTGGCAGCAGTTTGCAGGTTTATCCTGTGGCAGAAATTCCGCTCTACTGTGAAAAATTCATCATAATCAATCGGGAACCCACTCCTTTCGATGAACGAGCTGAAGTGGTAATTCATGACACCGCTGGCAAAGTCTTTGAAAGTATTGCGGAAAAATTAGATATCTACTATTAGTAAATTAATACATCTTAAGAAGGTGCATACCTTAAGGCGGAAGACTATGCTTCAGGGTGGAATACTACGACCTCTATCTGTACAAACATTATCTCACAACAATAGTGAGATATAAAAGATATATAGTTGTCAAACTATAACTTTATTATAACGAGGAGGATAAATATTGATACACATTGTTACCGACAGCTCCTGCGACTTGCCAGATGAATTTTTTGCACGCCATAATATCCCTATTGTTCCTTTAACTATCAGGTTTTCAGACGAAGAATATAAGGAAAAAATAGATATTACTCCGGAAGAATTTTACAGTAAAATGACAGCGTCAAGCACGCTGCCTAAGACAGCTCAACCTTCTCCGGCAGCTTTTTTAAAGGTCTTTGAGGAAACGGCTTCACCTGGAGATGAAATTTTATGTATTACTATTTCCTCAAAGCTCAGCGGGACTTTTCAGTCGGCAAACGTGGCAAAAACCATGACATCCATCCCTGTTACGGTTTTTGATTCACTTGCCGCATCGCCGGGACACGCCCTGCAAATTATGAAGGCAGTGGAACTTAGGGACTCTGGACACTGCATGGATGAGATTGTTGATGCTCTTTCAGAGTTTCGCCGAAATATGACCATATTTATATACCTGCAAACCCTTGAGAATATCGTAAAAGGCGGCCGCATAACTCGGTTTCAGGGAACCGTTGCTAATATAATGAATATCAAACTCATATGTGAGGGTATCGAAGGTGAGGTTGTGCCTTTGGAAAAAGTCCGCGGCAACAAAAGGGCTTTGGAGCGCCTTATTTCCTTAATCGGCGAAAGGGGAAAGCAGGATTTTTCAAACACAACCATTTACATTACACATGCCCAAAATCTTCAGGATGCAGAATTTTTGAAGGCCGAACTTATAAATAGGTATAATCCTTTACAAGTCCTGATTTATCCAACAGGCCCCACTGTTGGAGCTTACACAGGCGTGGGCGGCCTTGTTATAACTTTTTAGCAGGGAGGTTAGATTTTTTGCCGAAAGAAACCTTAGTAAAAATATATGACAAATTGCTTGAAGCTTTCGGCCCACAGCACTGGTGGCCTGCCGATGATGATTTTGAAATCATTGTTGGAGCTATTTTAACTCAGAGTGTTTCCTGGAAAAATGTTGAAAAGGCTATTGATAACCTAAAGGCCAAAGGCCTTCTGTCATTAGATGCCATACTTGCAGTAGATAAAGATAAACTTGCCGCTCTTATAAAATCTACTATGTATTATAATCAAAAAGCCCTTAAGCTGAAAAACTTTTGTCGATATATCAAACAAAACTATGGCGGGGATATTTATTCCCTGTTTGAAAAAAGCATTCCCAATATGCGTGCAGAGCTCCTGAGCATTAAAGGTATAGGACCGGAAACTGCCGACTCAATTATCTTATATGCGGCTGCAAAGCCCATCTTCGTAGTTGATGCCTATACGCGAAGAATCTTTTCTCGTCTGGGATTCTTGCCTGATGATGCAAAATATAGCCAAATGCAGGATTTTTTTATGAGTAACCTTCCCTCTGATGTGAATCTTTTCAATGAATATCATGCTTTAATAGTGCGTCTGGGAAAGGACTATTGTAAAAACAAAAAACCTCTTTGTAACGAGTGTCCTGTAAAAAATCATTGTTCAAACATATAAATAAATTTAAGCGTAGAAAGCTCTCCCCTGCAAAGATAATGGTATACAACTTAAAGCAAGGCCTGTTGTTCTAAAATGGCCTTGTTTCAAAGGTGTTGTTTCCCCGACTTTGCTAAACACATGCCCGCATCATTACTTAAAAGATGCGGGCATGTGTTTTTTATTCATTTTTAAGCACTTTGACGACTTCTCCGTAATAAATGGTATGGTAATCGTTGTCTTTATACCACCGGTCTTTTATCTCATCTGAGAGCAGTTCCGGTTCCATGGTGTTTTTGTAAACCATCTTGCAGACAAGATGCAAATCCCCTTCGGCGATGTAGGGTGATTCTATGCCCTCCACATATTCAGGAGTGAGATTATATTCTTTAAACTTATCAATATCCCTTCCACTTTTACTTCCGCACTTGGCTATAATCTCTTTTAGCTTACCTTCCGTCGAAAAACTCACCGTAAAGGAATCGGCATTTTTGATGACATCATGAGTAAATCGAGAAAATCTCACCATAACCGTTAATATAGGCTTGTTCCATACACGGCCTAAGGTGGCCCAGCCTATGGCCATTGTGTTTAACTTGCCGTTGGATTCTACTGTAAGTAAGGCTCCATCCGGCAGCTCATTTATTATTTTTTCAGATACCTGCGCAATATGTAGTTCTTTCACGATAAATCCCCTCCAATTCGCATTGCTTCTTTCTTATACTATTGTGCCACTATTTCAATTATATATCAATTTGCAGGTTTTTTCTACGCCGGTTCTTTTTTCCTGCAAAATAACCTAAAAATATTGTTACTATTCAGAGGCTGAAAACGATTTGTCATCCTGAACGTAGTGAAGGATGTTTGTTGTGATTTTTGATAATTTTAATAATACATGCTATCATTTATAGGAACATTGAAACTCAAAAAATATGAAAGGGGTTTTTCTATGATGCAAATAGAAGAATGTTTGAAGAAAATAGGTGATGATATATGGTTCACCGAAGTTGACCGCAATAATCTTAAAATTGATTACCGCATAAAGGAAATCATATACCAAGGGAACTCCCCAATTCAGCAGATAATGATACTTGATTCTTATGACTTCGGCCCAATGCTGGTACTGGATGATGCTATCCAAACAACCAGCAATGACGGATATATATACAATGAGATGATTGCTCATGTACCCCTAAATATCCATCCAAACCCAAAAAATGTGCTCATAATCGGCGGCGGTGACTGTGGTGCCGCTCGGGAAGTAACCAAGTATCCCAATGTGGAAAGAATTGACATGGTAGAAATAGATGAAATGGTAGTTCAGACCTGCAGGAAGTATTTGCCGAAAGTGTCGGGAAAACTGTCTGACCCAAGAGTGAATTTTATCTTTGAAGATGGCACCGCCTTTGTAAAGGAGCAGCGGGATTATTTGTATGATGTGGTTATCATTGATTCTTCAGATCCTGTCGGACCGGCAGTTAAGCTTTTTGAGCTTGAATTTTACAAAGATATATACAGCAATTTGCGTGAAGATGGATTGATGGTGTGTCAGAGCGAATCTCCCATTTTCTATTCTGAGATGATGGTCAAAATACACAAAAACTTAAACAGTCTTTTTCCCATTGTAAAAACATATATGGCTACGGTCCCGACATATCCGGGTGGATTCTGGACCTTCACCATGGGTTCTAAAAAATACTGGAAACCAAATCCTGAAAAATTCGATAAAGATACTAAATATATAAACAAAGAAATTTTGGAAAGCTGTTTTATCCTCCCAAAATTCATAGAAAAACTATTAGATGATAATTGACTGATTAGTCCATTGCTGCGGCACTGCCTGCCTTTAAGAGGCCGAAACAGTGCCGCATTTTTAGTTAAGTGAAAAGCTTTCACGGTGATGCAGGCCCACCAGATTTGATACGGGAAATGTAAAAATAATGCCCGTTCCGGGCTCTTTAAGCCTGCCCGCTTCCACTATCTCGTCAAATATCTGCTTGCATTTTTCTTTTTCGGTTAAAATTATGATGATCTCCTTTGAGGACTCGATATGCACATTCAAAAATTTCTTTGCTTCACTTTCTCCGGTACCTCTGCCGTATAATATAGTAGCACCTTGTGCGCCTACCTTTTTAGCACGGTTTACCACATAATCGGCTTTGCCCCTTTCCACAATGGCAACAACAGCCATAATTTCAGACATTTTAACCCCTCCTCTTAAATCCTGCTCAATATACCCAGCGCCAGCACTGAAATCACCGCTCCCATAGAGGTTAGCCCTATTATTCCAAAGCCGTTGAGCAATGGATCTGAAGTTTCCAGTATTTTTGAAAGGCCTAAGGCAATGGCCATGTTAAGCGGTATATTAACCGGACCGGTAGTAGCACTGGCTGAGTCTATGGCGATATCGACGAATTCTCTGGGCGCAAAATAGCCTAAAATCATTGCCAAAAGCAGTACGGGAAAAAGAATGGTTTTAGTTGGGATATTATTTAATATCTTTACAATGCCAATACTCATCCCCAGGCCAAATCCTATGCCAACAGCATTTATCAGCACGTTCATCGGTATGGCTCCGGTGGAAATCTCCTCGACTTCCAAGGCAAGTGACTTGAGGCCAGGCTCGACCATTGTTGCAAAAAACCCTACCACAAAGGCAAATATTGCTATTAAGTATTTATTATTCAATACTACAAGATCTCTTCCTACGGAATCCCCTAAAGGAATCAGGCTAAGGGATATTCCCTTTAAAAACAAATGAAGGCCTATAATACTGAGCAGTGTCCCTAATGCCAATGTCTTTATTTCTTCAATAGGTTTCCGCAAAACAATTAACCGAAAAATGCATAAAAATATTACTATCGGCAAAACATTTTTTGCTGTTTCCCAAAAAGCCTTTAATACATCAAAAAAACTCATCCATATACCAACTCCTCTCGCTTTTTTCAATTTGCTTCTTTTTTTAAATCCCCACACCTTATTATACCTTATATTATCAGGTTATCCATATAATCAGCTTGTGTCAAGTATGTATAGAAAATTGAAACTTCCTTTTGAGCATATTTCTCTTTTATTTTTTTAATTGGGAACTATTTTGCTTGACTTAACGTCTGTATTATGAAAAGGTGTTTTTGAGGAGATGACAAAGTGCAAAAATCAAAACGTTATTTGGCCCTATCTCTTGCAGTAGTGATACTGCTGGTTTTTGGCGCAAGTTTATACATAAATAGGAATAACCCTACTACAGCCGCTCTGGCATCAGAAATCACTATGGAACCTACTAAACAGGACAGCGCAGGCGCTGACTCTGATACAGCATTTATTCTTTCTGCAAAATCTGCTCTAGATCCGAGATTCATCCGCGAAAACCTTTCCGTTGAACCTGCCGTGGATTTTACTGTGGCAAGGGATAGTAAAGATAAGCAAAAGGTGCTTGTAACACCAAAAGCGCCTCTTGAACCGCAAAAAATCTATAAGTTCACCCTGTCTGTCGGCGATGAAACCCCTCTTAAATGGGCGTTTCAGACCAAGGGGGATTTTAAGGTCGTATCTACTCTTCCCCGCCACCAAGCCACCGGTGTGCCCACAAATACCGGAATAGAAATCACCTTCAGCCATCTGAATTTTGACAAGCTGTCGGAGTTTTTTACTATCAGCCCAAATGTCGAGGGCAGTTTTGAGTTACACAAAAAGACAGCCGTATTTGTTCCTAAAAGCTTGGAACCGGACACCCTTTACACCGTTACGATTAAGAAAGGCCTGCCGCTTTCCGCAAGCCGCCAAACCCTTAAAGAAGACTTTACATTTCAGTTTGAAACTCAGGAAGAATCCCAAGATGGTTTAGGTTTTAATTTTCACAAATCCATCAGTGAATTTTCAACTTCTGAAAAACCTATTTTCCAATTTGGCTATTATAGCTGGGACAGCATGCAGTTGCCCAAAAATATAGATTTTACCGTTTACAGATATAAAACTGCAAATGATTATATTAGAGCCCTTCAGGAAAAGCAAAAAATACCTTTCTGGGCATTTCGTAGCCGGCAAACTTATTTAGAAGATGTTTCCAAGCTGCAATCTGTGGCTAAATTCTCAGCACCGGTTATGGATGTTGAATCTACCAAATTTATCGAATTTCCAGAGGTCATGCCCGCCGGTTACTACATAGCTCAGGCCAATGTGCAAAACAACATACGCCAGATATGGTTTCAAGTTACAGACCTTGCCATCTATGCAGCCGTAGGCAAAAATCAAAACCTTGTCTGGGTAAATGATTTATCATCCGGCAAGCCGGTATCGGGAGCAAAGGTACAGTTTTATGGAAATGGCAAATCATCAACCACTGATGATACGGGGCTAGCTAAGCTGTCCACTTCTAATGATGCTATCGACGGAGTATATGCTGTTGTTTCTAAAGACAATAAAGAAGCAGTAGCCGCTATTTATCCCTATTATCAAATGTATCCTGATACCGAGCTTGAAGATGATTTTGCAAAAGATTACTGGAAATATCTCTATCTTGACAGAACACTGTATAAACCAGATAGTACTGTCAATTTCTGGGGTATTATAAAGCCAAGGGCCGACAAGGCAAAGAATATTGATAAAGTTACGGTATCGCTGCTATCGTCAGAATTACGGGATAACCCTACTATAGACAGCAAAGAAATTCCCTTAGATGGTTTTAGTTTCATAGGAAATATGAAACTTCCCAATTTGACTCCCGGTTATTATTTCCTAGAGGTAAAGTGCGAAGACCTTGTGATTACCTCCAGAGGCTTTGAAGTTGCAACTTACAGCAAACCATCCTACCAGTTGGAAGTGGTTTCCTCAAAAAAAGCCGTATATGTAGGCGATAAGGTTGATTTTCAGGTTAAGGCAACTTTTTTTGAGGGAACACCTGTACCTGATACCCCTTTGGAATACTATATTCAAAACTATGGAAACGGCAGTACTACTACAGATAGCGAGGGCAATGCCATAATAAGCTTTTTCCCTAAATTCAAACAGGAGCAATACGGCTTTTTGCAGCATTCCTGCCTATTTCTCACTGCAAAGCTGCCGGAAGCCGGGGAAATTGAAACTGAAACTGCTTTATTTGTGTTAAACAATGATATCTGCATTGACGCTTCAGGCGATGTAAAACATGGTACTGCCGCCATTGGAATAGACATAGACAGGCTTACCATCGATAAGGTAAACAGCGGCCAGGCAGATCCATGGGATGAAGATGCATATAAAAGCGGCCCTGCTGCCAATCACCCGGTAAATGTTCGGGTCTACCGGGATGTGTGGGAAAAATACGAGGCAGGAAAATACTATGATTTTATAAATAAAAAGGTGCAAACCAGGTA comes from the Tepidanaerobacter acetatoxydans Re1 genome and includes:
- a CDS encoding sigma-54 interaction domain-containing protein, which encodes MPLENLEKELQEIAEAIMSVTGLDVTILDGSLKRIAGTGKYYEKIGKYVAKNSVFEKCIKTGKQYVITEPRTCEECVNCSGKQNCREEAEVCYPIESDSGIAGVIGMIAFSPEQKEAFIKNRLNYMNFVSRMSKLIASSIKEKILHQELQYKSIELKTIIDSVDEGIIAIGDDRKILCINNWTCRMFDINAEDVVGEDIDEILPGNGITKILKTNNEIKDQEEIINVNGKSHRFLLSAKPIIFKHKAAGVVASLKDFNKLRRSIFKISENPETFTFDKILGSSPAFTMVKEQARQIASQDITVLLLGESGTGKELFARAIHHESLRRHEIFLPINCGAIPDSLIESELFGYEKGTFTGANPKGKVGKFESANGGTIFLDEIGDLPLHMQVKILRVLQEKEIYRVGGVLPIKVDVRIIAATNKDLQAMVQRGEFREDLFYRLNVVPIKIPPLREHPEDILELAKAFFRRYTKIYHKNLKGISKEAKKILLNYTYPGNVRELENLIEYGIIFEKSEFLEGKTILKKIGVGNTPDTAETGGLKEMVARYEKQIIEDLMRHYGETTEAKQKIAKKLNISTATLYRKLRELDLTNQ
- a CDS encoding SIR2 family NAD-dependent protein deacylase, which encodes MIDRIVQLLKSARYAMALTGAGISTESGIPDYRSKGTGLWEKVNPAEMASISYMLSNPKEFFEFNITQWSKYADAEPNVTHRVIAAMEKAGYLRGIITQNIDNLHYKAGSKNLFEVHGHLRTAHCMNCAKKYEFDELVNQFSKGINPPRCTCGGLIRPDVVLFGDPMSGDFYRALEQVQKCDLLIIAGSSLQVYPVAEIPLYCEKFIIINREPTPFDERAEVVIHDTAGKVFESIAEKLDIYY
- a CDS encoding DegV family protein is translated as MIHIVTDSSCDLPDEFFARHNIPIVPLTIRFSDEEYKEKIDITPEEFYSKMTASSTLPKTAQPSPAAFLKVFEETASPGDEILCITISSKLSGTFQSANVAKTMTSIPVTVFDSLAASPGHALQIMKAVELRDSGHCMDEIVDALSEFRRNMTIFIYLQTLENIVKGGRITRFQGTVANIMNIKLICEGIEGEVVPLEKVRGNKRALERLISLIGERGKQDFSNTTIYITHAQNLQDAEFLKAELINRYNPLQVLIYPTGPTVGAYTGVGGLVITF
- a CDS encoding endonuclease III domain-containing protein, with the protein product MPKETLVKIYDKLLEAFGPQHWWPADDDFEIIVGAILTQSVSWKNVEKAIDNLKAKGLLSLDAILAVDKDKLAALIKSTMYYNQKALKLKNFCRYIKQNYGGDIYSLFEKSIPNMRAELLSIKGIGPETADSIILYAAAKPIFVVDAYTRRIFSRLGFLPDDAKYSQMQDFFMSNLPSDVNLFNEYHALIVRLGKDYCKNKKPLCNECPVKNHCSNI
- a CDS encoding flavin reductase family protein encodes the protein MKELHIAQVSEKIINELPDGALLTVESNGKLNTMAIGWATLGRVWNKPILTVMVRFSRFTHDVIKNADSFTVSFSTEGKLKEIIAKCGSKSGRDIDKFKEYNLTPEYVEGIESPYIAEGDLHLVCKMVYKNTMEPELLSDEIKDRWYKDNDYHTIYYGEVVKVLKNE
- the speE gene encoding polyamine aminopropyltransferase → MMQIEECLKKIGDDIWFTEVDRNNLKIDYRIKEIIYQGNSPIQQIMILDSYDFGPMLVLDDAIQTTSNDGYIYNEMIAHVPLNIHPNPKNVLIIGGGDCGAAREVTKYPNVERIDMVEIDEMVVQTCRKYLPKVSGKLSDPRVNFIFEDGTAFVKEQRDYLYDVVIIDSSDPVGPAVKLFELEFYKDIYSNLREDGLMVCQSESPIFYSEMMVKIHKNLNSLFPIVKTYMATVPTYPGGFWTFTMGSKKYWKPNPEKFDKDTKYINKEILESCFILPKFIEKLLDDN
- a CDS encoding P-II family nitrogen regulator yields the protein MSEIMAVVAIVERGKADYVVNRAKKVGAQGATILYGRGTGESEAKKFLNVHIESSKEIIIILTEKEKCKQIFDEIVEAGRLKEPGTGIIFTFPVSNLVGLHHRESFSLN
- a CDS encoding DUF1538 domain-containing protein, with the translated sequence MSFFDVLKAFWETAKNVLPIVIFLCIFRLIVLRKPIEEIKTLALGTLLSIIGLHLFLKGISLSLIPLGDSVGRDLVVLNNKYLIAIFAFVVGFFATMVEPGLKSLALEVEEISTGAIPMNVLINAVGIGFGLGMSIGIVKILNNIPTKTILFPVLLLAMILGYFAPREFVDIAIDSASATTGPVNIPLNMAIALGLSKILETSDPLLNGFGIIGLTSMGAVISVLALGILSRI